Proteins encoded within one genomic window of Candidatus Zixiibacteriota bacterium:
- the rpsD gene encoding 30S ribosomal protein S4, whose protein sequence is MARYTDSVCRLCRRENLKLFLKGERCYSDKCAIERRAYPPGQHGQARPKFSEYSVQLREKQKVKRMYGLLEKQFRRTFAQASREKGITGEALLVLLERRLDNVVYRLGFASSRAEARTMVRHGHILVNGKRLNIPSYYVRVGDVVSVRERSRQNLRVQSALEGAQRRGVPEWAELDRDACSGRIRILPSRSDITMPINEKLIVELYSK, encoded by the coding sequence TTGGCTAGATACACAGACTCGGTCTGCCGCCTGTGCAGGCGGGAGAACCTGAAGCTTTTTTTGAAAGGCGAGCGATGCTACTCGGACAAGTGCGCCATCGAGCGGCGCGCCTATCCTCCGGGCCAGCACGGCCAGGCGCGCCCCAAGTTCTCCGAGTACAGCGTCCAGCTGCGCGAAAAACAGAAGGTCAAGCGCATGTACGGACTGCTGGAAAAGCAGTTCCGCCGGACCTTCGCCCAGGCCTCCAGGGAAAAGGGCATTACCGGCGAGGCGCTCCTGGTGCTGCTGGAGCGCCGCCTGGACAACGTCGTCTACCGCCTGGGCTTCGCCAGCTCACGGGCTGAGGCCCGGACCATGGTCCGGCACGGTCACATCCTCGTCAACGGCAAACGCCTCAACATCCCGTCGTACTACGTTCGCGTCGGGGACGTCGTTTCGGTGCGAGAGCGGAGTCGGCAGAACCTCCGCGTCCAGAGCGCCCTGGAAGGGGCGCAGCGCCGCGGCGTCCCGGAGTGGGCGGAACTCGACCGCGACGCCTGCAGTGGGCGGATCAGGATTCTACCATCGCGCAGCGACATCACGATGCCGATCAACGAGAAACTGATTGTCGAGTTGTATTCGAAGTAA